In a single window of the Candidatus Auribacterota bacterium genome:
- a CDS encoding glycosyltransferase family 39 protein, giving the protein MRPSFILAIIIIACGVSIYQWHRSDTQPPLPEEALRLRASLHYLGDLERPLKERLSFLLFKRYETSPPLVYVVTIPFYLVGGTDKSAAGMVNILFISLLIISVYGIGRRLYSETVGVTGAALVASYPIIVGLSKIYVPDIPETTMVTLAMYAALRAVASRRSSWSILLGLICGAGMLIAWHFVIFCVGPLMYLLLSSDRKLLSPAPLTARRRNLAFGAGAAALVAGPWYCAHSTRAIASLARGAWGIPSAAALFKSLLFYPCAFPTTLLLVPMTLLLLAGLTIAVVRRKASLLLILWLFVPMILLMPARQKTPRLLMPVLPAAALLTAAGASMVRRGSLRNGITGAAVAVSALNFLAINFGLPWGQSTIFLAVPSLRQKCASCLPLPLEPFRAEFPFYGIGLPRREDWALKKIIADIATLGEGTSDHRATLGWFISPHPRFNRYSLLYYIDQGGYPVRWMPPDEAQFILARLVTAAQRQQLSEWGKSWALLQRLKNYPLPDGSEAVLYLASVNSRRHYGAPDMPLDTGEERVEDAASSSGLARFAHRDRSAAGAMVKGPYHPLEKGAYRLLVKLKYDRPKGREALARMEVRAWKRDEPLASRDLNLPELGESGCYNPVQLDFEMPARDRVDIRIIHTGRADLWVDSIDIIPLSARTPETGPAPVR; this is encoded by the coding sequence ATGCGTCCATCATTTATATTGGCAATAATCATCATTGCATGCGGTGTGAGCATCTACCAGTGGCACCGTTCTGATACGCAGCCTCCCCTCCCGGAGGAGGCCCTGCGCCTGCGTGCGAGCCTCCATTACCTCGGTGATCTTGAGCGCCCGCTAAAAGAAAGGCTCTCGTTCCTGCTATTCAAGCGATATGAAACCTCCCCTCCGCTTGTGTATGTCGTTACTATTCCCTTCTACCTCGTGGGCGGCACGGATAAATCGGCGGCGGGAATGGTCAACATCCTCTTCATCTCGCTGTTGATCATCTCGGTCTATGGCATCGGCAGGAGGCTCTACTCCGAAACGGTGGGGGTGACCGGGGCCGCCCTGGTCGCATCGTATCCGATCATAGTCGGATTGTCCAAAATCTACGTCCCGGACATCCCGGAAACGACAATGGTGACACTCGCCATGTACGCCGCGCTGCGCGCGGTGGCATCCCGCCGATCCTCCTGGAGCATCCTCCTGGGGCTCATCTGTGGCGCGGGGATGCTTATCGCATGGCACTTTGTTATTTTTTGCGTGGGCCCCCTCATGTATCTCCTTCTTTCCTCGGATAGAAAGTTGCTCTCCCCCGCCCCCCTCACAGCCCGAAGGCGCAATCTTGCCTTCGGCGCGGGAGCTGCGGCGCTCGTGGCAGGTCCATGGTATTGCGCTCACTCCACGAGAGCGATTGCGTCGCTCGCGAGAGGGGCATGGGGCATTCCCTCGGCAGCCGCTCTTTTCAAAAGCCTCCTCTTTTATCCCTGCGCCTTCCCCACCACCTTGCTCCTCGTCCCCATGACGCTGCTCCTCCTTGCCGGGCTCACCATCGCGGTCGTGCGCAGGAAGGCTTCCCTCCTGCTGATTCTCTGGCTGTTCGTGCCGATGATCCTGCTCATGCCGGCCAGACAGAAGACACCGCGATTGCTCATGCCGGTGCTCCCCGCGGCAGCGCTCCTGACGGCGGCGGGCGCATCCATGGTGAGAAGAGGGTCTCTGCGGAACGGGATCACCGGCGCCGCTGTGGCGGTGAGCGCGTTGAATTTTCTCGCAATCAACTTCGGGTTGCCGTGGGGGCAGTCCACAATCTTTCTCGCAGTTCCCTCTCTTCGCCAGAAATGCGCCTCGTGCCTGCCGCTTCCCCTCGAGCCGTTCCGCGCAGAATTTCCCTTCTACGGCATCGGATTGCCGCGCCGCGAGGATTGGGCCCTCAAGAAAATCATCGCGGACATCGCCACCCTCGGTGAGGGCACATCCGATCACCGGGCGACACTGGGTTGGTTCATCTCCCCGCATCCGCGCTTCAATCGCTATTCACTCCTCTACTATATAGACCAGGGCGGATATCCGGTCAGATGGATGCCCCCCGATGAGGCCCAGTTCATTCTCGCGCGGCTCGTCACCGCAGCGCAGAGGCAGCAGCTCAGTGAATGGGGAAAGTCCTGGGCGCTCCTCCAGCGACTCAAAAATTATCCCCTGCCTGATGGATCGGAGGCGGTGCTCTACCTGGCATCGGTGAACAGCCGGAGGCACTATGGAGCTCCTGATATGCCTCTCGATACAGGAGAGGAGCGCGTTGAAGATGCTGCCTCATCGAGCGGGCTGGCTCGATTCGCTCACCGCGACAGATCGGCCGCCGGAGCCATGGTGAAAGGACCCTACCATCCGCTGGAGAAAGGCGCGTACCGGCTGCTCGTCAAGCTCAAGTACGACCGCCCGAAGGGGAGAGAAGCCCTCGCCAGAATGGAGGTGCGCGCGTGGAAAAGAGATGAACCCCTCGCCTCGCGCGATCTTAACCTTCCGGAGCTCGGCGAGAGCGGCTGTTACAATCCCGTGCAGCTCGACTTCGAAATGCCTGCGCGTGATCGCGTGGATATCAGAATCATCCACACAGGCCGGGCGGACCTCTGGGTCGACTCCATAGACATCATCCCCCTCAGCGCACGCACGCCGGAAACAGGCCCGGCCCCCGTGCGGTAA
- a CDS encoding PQQ-binding-like beta-propeller repeat protein, producing the protein MIYCVPSYDLSCLSSVPPQVRNGTGTLTISTDGSTYSISGSGFTDGPYYVDDGPTPTPTITPTRTPTWDPSVPTYTPTATPTPTITPTPRPGGPWPMFHYDNSHTGQSTYLGPQTGHLEWSYETGEDIYSPPVVGFDGRACVGSNDNTFYALTSAGALIWSYMTGYDVRSSPAINSDGVVYAGSYDNNFYAFTSDGLLTWSYKTRYDVNSSAVIDSDGSIYVGSYDNAIYALTSAGSQSWSYMTGDSVASSPAISSEGNIYMGSNDNALYAVTTAGILIWSYMAGDNVVSSPAISSDGNICVGSYDNRLYAFTSAGSFIWSYRTRSDVQSSPAIGYWGTVYVGSLSTDRNLYALSSAGSRQWSYKTGSYVYSSPAIGSDRSIYVGSDDNGMYALTSAGYRKWSYTTGDDVRSSPAIGYDGYVYVGSLDNKLYAFKDLPTPTPTPTRTPTLTPTPTRTPTITPTPTITPTPTITPTPTQTPTITPTPTITPTPTVTPTPTMTPTATDTPLAPAEIVLNNTMFRSGDSLAVKSSPLTPIVKNGRRLELPFSYPLLSTSIPRGAPAGPYELVTAFFDPSRPIRSRADAFLEVSTHFTIGK; encoded by the coding sequence ATGATCTATTGCGTTCCTAGCTATGACCTTTCATGCCTTAGTTCAGTGCCCCCCCAGGTCCGCAACGGAACCGGCACCCTTACAATCAGCACTGATGGCTCCACGTATTCCATTTCGGGATCGGGTTTTACAGATGGCCCCTATTATGTAGATGATGGCCCGACACCCACTCCAACGATAACTCCAACCCGCACGCCGACATGGGATCCCTCGGTCCCAACGTACACCCCAACGGCTACGCCGACCCCGACGATCACACCGACGCCGAGGCCGGGGGGGCCATGGCCCATGTTCCATTACGATAATAGTCATACAGGACAGAGCACTTACCTTGGCCCACAGACAGGCCATCTCGAGTGGAGCTATGAAACGGGGGAAGATATATATTCTCCCCCCGTGGTAGGTTTTGATGGGAGAGCCTGTGTGGGATCCAATGACAATACTTTCTATGCCCTCACTTCAGCAGGAGCGTTAATATGGAGCTACATGACAGGGTACGATGTTCGGTCTTCGCCTGCGATAAACTCTGACGGGGTTGTGTATGCAGGATCCTACGACAACAACTTCTACGCTTTCACTTCTGATGGCTTACTCACATGGAGTTACAAAACCAGATACGATGTGAACTCCTCTGCCGTCATCGACTCTGACGGAAGTATATACGTAGGTTCTTATGATAACGCAATCTATGCCCTCACCTCAGCAGGCTCTCAAAGCTGGAGTTACATGACCGGAGATAGTGTTGCGTCTTCTCCCGCAATAAGTTCTGAAGGGAACATCTACATGGGGTCTAATGACAACGCCCTCTATGCCGTTACTACAGCAGGCATCTTAATATGGAGTTACATGGCAGGGGATAATGTCGTGTCTTCGCCGGCAATAAGCTCTGATGGGAATATTTGTGTGGGATCTTATGACAATCGCCTCTACGCCTTCACTTCAGCGGGTTCTTTCATATGGAGTTACAGAACGAGGAGCGATGTTCAGTCCTCGCCCGCAATAGGCTATTGGGGGACAGTTTATGTTGGATCTCTGAGTACTGACCGCAACTTATACGCCCTATCTTCAGCAGGCTCTCGTCAATGGAGTTACAAAACCGGAAGCTATGTGTATTCTTCTCCGGCCATAGGGTCTGACAGGAGCATATATGTAGGTTCCGATGATAATGGGATGTACGCGCTCACCTCGGCAGGTTATCGCAAATGGAGTTACACAACCGGAGACGATGTCAGGTCTTCACCCGCAATAGGCTACGACGGATATGTCTACGTGGGATCGCTCGACAACAAACTCTACGCCTTTAAAGATTTGCCCACGCCGACGCCCACGCCCACTCGTACACCGACGCTGACCCCCACTCCGACGCGAACGCCGACCATTACTCCTACTCCGACCATCACCCCCACGCCGACCATCACCCCCACGCCCACTCAGACGCCAACAATAACGCCGACGCCGACGATCACTCCCACTCCCACGGTAACCCCCACTCCCACGATGACACCGACCGCCACTGATACACCATTGGCCCCCGCAGAGATTGTTCTCAACAACACGATGTTCAGATCTGGAGACTCATTAGCGGTGAAGAGTTCTCCGTTAACACCGATAGTTAAAAATGGACGCAGACTCGAATTGCCCTTCAGCTATCCGCTACTATCCACGAGCATCCCTCGCGGCGCACCAGCCGGCCCCTACGAACTGGTGACCGCTTTCTTTGACCCGAGCAGACCGATCAGATCCCGTGCGGACGCCTTTCTCGAAGTCAGCACGCACTTCACGATCGGCAAGTAA